AGCAATGctgaaaaaaattatacatgttTTGTGCCAATTGTGAACTCCAGTATGAACTTCTTGTCTGCATTACAGTCAAAGTCAGAGTTAGAGTTAGAGTTAGAGTTAGAGAATTAGAGAATTAGAGTTGTTGAATTAGCATTGTTAGAGCTCTTCTGTGTCATTGGAAGGAAATTTTCAATAGGGGTTAGTATCATCTTTCTCTACTGACATcctcttttaatgaaaaaattcctGCCAAGCAATCAGGTTGACTAACACCATATGTGAAGAAGTAAGTCTTTCACTGGATCCTCAAGGAGTCTCTCCTTGGCTCCAACAAGTTTACTAATGGTGCATTTGTTTTGTAGGTGTGGTGGATTCCCGTACCTACCTGTCATCATCACCATAAATACTGGGATGGCTGAAAACAATAGTGTTAAATGAAACCCTCCAAGTACATGGATTCCTGAAAAGTTTACAAATGATTCCACATCAGAGGCTGAGGAAGAGGAAACGCAATTGGAGCCATCCTCTCTACAGAGTTTCTCTTCATTCTCCTCGAAGCATCTTTTACAAGAAGGGTTAGCTAAGTGTGATCGTGATCTTCTTAATGGCTTATGTATAAAACATTATCCCTAACTCTATGTCCACATGATTCTCCAACCTTAGAGTAGAAGAAAGTGATCTATTCCAACCAATAGGTTATGCTATACTTTAACCTACAAaccatggagaaaaaaaaacatagcatATCCATGTCTTTAAATCACTCAACTAGAAGATAAGAACAGCTGGGAATCTTGTCTCCCAAGTCCTTTACTTCAACCatccattaaaatatttcactCTCCAAGGACATAAAGgtgatgtttatttttgttttgacagtgaatgacattttaaattgatttcaGAAATGTAAGAAACCTCTTATGTATTTACTCATGTAGTTACCACACATGTGCTTTTCACTCTTTTGTATAGATCCCTATTACCATCTAGaatctctttcttctgcctgaagaCTTCCTTTATACATCTTGTAATATGAGTCTGAAGCTGATGATTTCTTTTCGTTCTTGTATgcatgaaaactttttttttttgcttctgtttttgaaagaaattcttgcTGTGTCTGAAATTATAGCTTGAcaaattttctttagaaatttttCGTTCATAAGATGCTCGTCCACCTCCTTGCATGTGTTCGTTCTCACAAGGAGAATGATATCATGTTTGTCTTCTTCATATTTACAACTATGTGTTTTGTAAACATCTACTTTgctgaaaaggaaactgaggaacagagctGTTGTGTAACTTCCCCAAAATCACACAGATTTCCCAGGATTCAAAAATGGTAAACAACACTGTTACATTAGTTGGTGTGTCTACTATGTAAACGTTTCTTTCAATTatcacagaaaatattttccaagcaTTGTCCATGCATAATACAACTAGTTTGATGATTTCACAAGCTATATTTTTGTATATCTCCCAATAATACTATTTCTTTAAGGTCATTTTACTGGCTCACATAGGTTAAGTGATATCCATAGAGTCATATGGTTAGTAAGTAGAAGAACTGGGAAACATATGCAGTTCTTCTCTTTTCAATATAAGCTTTTTAGGACGCTAGCATGGCCCATTCATGTAGAGGATGTGCCGATTCTTGGATCCAAATTTCAGAATAGACTTTCCTTCCATCCTATCCCATCAAGAAATCCCAAAATCAAAGTGTTTAGAATGTCCTTAGGGTAGTCACCTATATGGGGGCCAAAGGCATGAAAGAAAGTTAGAACTGCCTTCCTCCACCCCCTTTCTGTTCAgctgaccctaaccctaaccccctTTCTCCTGTTCagttaaccctaaccctaaccctaaccctaaccctaacacatGGATCTGCCTGAGGAGTAAGTCCAGTCTCCTCCTGGTGGTGGAACCAAAGCTCCTGAACAATCCTGAGCTGTTCAGAGTCAGCACTTCCCCTCCCACAACATCCAGGGTGTAAGACACATCAGAGCACCAGTGTCAGATGAGGTAAAATCATGTCATGAACTGAGCTCAGGATTAGAACTCACATCACCCCGGGCTTAAATCTGAGCACTATTAATTGTAAGTTTTGGTCCTTGCCAAATTCCCATATATATTATCTCACTCATGGAGATTATATGAGAGTCAGATGATTTACCAAATTTAGCAGAGTGACTAATACATGAAAGGGTCCATTATTTAATAGTTCTCATGAtattcacattccctttatctcctCCAACCTTTTCAGGAAGCCTCAACCTCAGTGTGAATTTTTTTAGTGGAGAGATCCAATATgcctaaaatatttcagaattgttAAGATTTGTGAATCTGTATTGAATAATTCAAAACTTGGCCATTTTTCCCTCCAAGGTCCTGCATTTGACCAGAATCCTAACATAAAGAAAGCAAGGTACAAAGTTGAGACAATTCTGGCCAGAACATTAATCAGTCACAGCATTAGCTCTCTTTTCCTCTATGGAGGATGACAGCAGACAAAAAAAATTCCCTCTATGCCAGAGGCCATTTAAGCTTCTGTACATTATCTCAAATAACACCACTATGTCCTAAGGTGCCCTTTGCACATATGTGGGAAAGGAGGTATAAAGAAGCTGGAGATCTTGCTCATGGTTGCATAGATTGTAGATAAAACAACCAGTCCTAGGAGGTGCAGTTTACTGTACTGCAAATCTCTTGCTCATAAGCATGATtcacatttttaatgttttgcagCAGTTTCTCTCACCAACATGTGTTTATCATCAGGTCATCAGTGGTAGAATAAAAGATTTTCACTTGTTATCTTGATCAGTCCCCACTATAACGCAGTGAGTCGGATAATGTTCAGATTGTTGTATGTGTCCTGATAAGCTCATGCACCGTTACTCCCACAACTAGAGCATTCTGTGTCCTACTCCCAGACTAAGATCACTTCCCAACCACAGCCATAGAGAGACTGTTAACCCACCCCAGCTGTCTCTCCTCTCACCCCCACACCCTTGGTGTCACAGGTGTCACAGTCACAAGAGACTACAGGGTGAACTGGCTTGGTTGCTGTTTGGCTGAAGTTGCTAATTCTAATCCTCTGGGAGCTGAAAGTTCAAAGCATCCCTAACTCCTTGGCTGGAACACTATCTGTTTAACTATTTCCCCATAATCATGCATGAAAACACTGGGGATATTTGAGCCTAGAGATCACTTGACAAAACCAGTCATAGAATACAGATGCTGTTTGTTCCTAAGTTTCCAAAGTATTTGGATTCAGACTCAAGGGCAGAAAGACCTATCTCCAGGATACATGTAGGGTTTCTAAGAAAAAAGGCTGAAAGGAGCAGAATTCAGGGGGTTGTTACTCCAGGGTAACTTCATCTAATTCAAAGCATGGTATTTGCAATCCCTAAATATTCTGCTTTATCATAGTTTGCTCTTTTCAGGGTTGTAATCAGGTTAGTTTTGATCAAGTGACTTTTATAGTATAAGTCATCTTGTCACCAACAACACAACAATGATAAATGTTTAGGAAAGAGAACTAGGAGAGATGGCCAATGGTAAGGTGTTTAACCCATCATGTATTTCGAAGCCTAGAGATTTTTAAATTCTGCTAAGGAAACCCGTATCTCAGCTGGGATGCTTGTGGCCCACATCCACAGGATGGTGCAAGCCCCAAGAGCAAAAATAAACTCAGCACATGAACTGAGATTTACTTGGGAGGTCACTCTTAGCAATTATTTTTAGTCAATAACTGAGGAAAACATACACTGTACCTAATGTAATAGTGGATGAACTGGCAAAGCAGTAGTTAATGATGGGTCAATGGTTGCTAAGTCCATGCAGAGTGTTCTCTAAAAACAAGATGTCTTGTCATAGACTGAACCTGTTACTTCAAATGCATTCAGAGAAGTAAGTAAGATCagttctttattgatattttctctcTAGTTGACACTAGGGTTCAATTTACAGGTAAAttatatgtaaaacaaatgtttctaCTTCAACAGATTTTTACAAATAATGACCAGAATGCCCATTACTTAGAAAAGCAGTCACTCAAGTTATTATGGACTCAGACATGTGATAAGAAGATAAAATTTCTTTaactaaattattttacttttaataaagacaatatattctttatatagaAAAATTAGATTAGAAAATTTATGAACTATGCCTACAAAATTCCTATTAATACCATAAATCAGATAGCACTAATTATCTTAATATAGACACTTTTCTATGAACATATGCCATTTTATAAAATTGATAGCCTAGTATATAGGGCATTTTATATCTTACATTTTCCACTCAGTATTGTATTGAAAGCACTTTTCCACATCattaatttctcttaaaaaatcACTTAAATGTCCATCTGATATTTACAAttgcatatattaattcatttaatagtctttttttaaactattagaCATCCTGACTTGTCTCCACTTTTCCActactataaaaaaaataatgtgagcTACAACTTGCATGCGTAATTTTTTGCCCTTTATTTTATATCTAGATAAACTCTTGAAGTAGGAATACTAGACTAAGAGGCATGACCAATTACAAAGCGGTTAATACAGAGAGTGAAATTTTTACAGAATATTCTAAGCCAACACACACAAGCCATGGATAATATAGTTTTCATACAACCTTGCTAATTTGCCTgttaaaattatttcacattttaaaattcacttttttctgatttaagaaatagaagattCTTAACGCCTCATTGTTTCCTGAAAttacattttcattatatttgtccttttttatatatggtgtgaataGACTTTTGTCCTTTTTGTAAATGCGTTTTTATAGAAATAGCTGTTGGTCTTACTTTTCACAATTATTTTCAAGTGTGTTCCATGTCTTTATGTAGTTCCATTATCATATTTTCCCTATGTTTTATACATTTTGCCTAACATCCCTTACCAATACAGATATGAAATGCATATTTAAcccattcttttctatttttgaatagatttatgcttttatttaagGGTTGAATGCAtacaattcttttttattttttcttttctttttattcagtttttgatGATAATATGAAGAAAAGTTTTATGTTGCTTTGAAAAATACCTATTAGTTGCTGATAAACCTTTATAACCACAGTGCTATGGTCATAATATTCTACTCAACATATTTAAATTGATGTcattagcttatgaggggtgacaatgggattgggaaagccataaggaccaaactccactttgtctagtttatggttggatgagtagaaaaataggggaaggaaacaaacagacaaaggtacccagtgttcttttttacttcaattgctctttttcactctaattattattcttgttatttttgtgtgtgtgctaatgaaggtgtcagggactgatttaggtgatgaatgtacaactatgtaatggtactgtaaacaatcaaaagtacgatttgttttgtatgactgcatggtatgtgaatatatctcaataaaatgaagataaaaaaataaaaataaataaattgatgtCATTTTATGAAATGAGCATACTTGATTCTTATTCAGTTAATATATGTTCATCATTTTTaatagtgtttttaaaatacagtaagcttttgaatttatttatcaaatcTAATACAATTCTATTTTCTTATATATCAATTTCTGCATTCAAAATTTATCCTTACATAACTTCTTGAGATGAGTACTTAGTTCATTTATAGTCtctcttatttcatttactttccttCCTGATGTTATAATGAGCAAATATTCAAAGATAAGAATACTAATGTGCATaatctaatttttgttcttttatcaattatttggtatatatttttaccATTAGGTTACAAACTTTGACATAAGCATAACAATGTTCCTCAATTCTTCTTTGCCCTTTGTTATTATTCCTACACtatataggaaaaaatttaaGCTGAATAACATGAAAGACCATACAAAGTACATGGCTACTCATcagtgaaaacaaaatacaaactaGTCTCTTCCAAAGAATATGCTCTGTCCAATAAATTATGGTGCTTTTGTTCCCTCAAATTAAAGTGTCAGTTTTCAGAACATTTCAAGAGATCATTTCATAAACTACCTCAAAATGATTATTGATTTGCAAAATATCTCTGAAATCTAAGTATAACTGAAGTTCCACAAAAGTGAATCAGGAGTTTCAAATGAATTGTGGAATTATACATTCCATCACACTGTCTTATTCTCTATAGAACATTATGCCTTCAGGAGATTTGAAAAAGAAACTGTggtattataatttttttgtagtatgAGCTCACAAACCTAGCTGTGAGAGTGTATCTTACTGCAGGTAAATGTTCACTCTTTTCTGCTGATTCTAAAATCACTACACCATCCCTAATTTCATGTTGAAATCACTTGTCTATTCAAACtgaaaacaggtaaaattaacaAGGATAATCAACTCTGCAGCTTAGCCTTATCAGCTGGTGCGATGAGAAGGAAACAGGGCAGAAGGCAATGAAAATTTAAGTCTAcgcttttccttccttttattcctgtttttatatGGCAGAAAATACTAGGGCACTGATTGGAAAGGATCCACCCATGTACATTTGCAGGAGATATGCCTGACACTGAAACAGCCATAAAGAatactgcatgtgtgtgtgtgtatatgcatgtgtgtgtgttcagaaGAAGGCTAGGTATTCAATATGTGACTAATGCTATTGCCCAACTTTAAGGCTGGAGTTCATCTTCTCGATCAGTCTTACAGGAACAAATAATCATGAGAGATGTACTGTTTGCCTGATcaaaatttatttatcattattgcAATCCCTATGCATTTTGCAGATAAATTGTTCATCCAAATGACAAATTGGATTCATGAAATGATGAACAACGTGACAGAATTTGTCCTGCTTGGGCTGACACAGAAGCTATATGTACAGAAACTCTTGTTTATTGTGTTTACACTCATCTACTTCCTCACTCTGACAGGCAACCTACTCATTGTAGTGACAATCACTACCAGCCCACTCCTGGAATGCCCCatgtatttctttctgtctttcctatCTTTCATAGATATTTGTTCCTCATCTACCATGGCTCCCAAAATGATATTTGACTTACTGGCTGAGCAGAAAACTATCCCCTTTGGTGGGTGCATGACTCAGGTATTTGCAGAGCATTTCTTTGTGGGAGCTGAGATTATCCTGCTCAtggtgatggcctatgaccgctatgtggccatctgcaggCCCCTGCACTACATGACCACAATGGGCTGGTGGGTGTGTGGCTTCTTGGTGGTCTTGTCCTGGGCTGGGGGATTTCTTCATGCTCTGACTCAAATCCTTTTCATAGTGTGGTTACCCTTCTGTGGCCCCAATGTCATTGACCATTTCATCTGTGATCTTTACCCACTGCTGAAACTCTCCTGCACTGACACTCACATCTTTGGACTATTTGTTGTTGCCAACAGTGAGCTGATATGTTTGCTCAGCTTTTCTATTCTTATCACTTCCTACATCTTTATTCTTTGCTCCCTCAGAACTCACAGCTCTGAAGGACAGTGGAAGGCCAtctccacctgtgcctcccaTATTACTGTCATCATCTTACTCTTTGTCCCCTGTATATTTGAGTACATTCGGCCCATGATCACCTTCCCCATTGATAAAGCAGTGGCCGTGTTTTATACTCTAGTAACACCCATGTTAAACCCTTTAATCTACACCCTTAGAAATGCAGAGGTGAAAAATGCCATGAGGAAACTCTGGAGCCAAAAGATGATCTTGGGTATCCACTAATGTGAATAAAGTAACTAAGGAATGAATGAGCCAactacttaaaaaatttttaaacagaagaGGATGATGGATAACTATTTTGCTAAAAATTCATGGTTTGAAAGGAAACGGTTAAAGTCATGGTGGACTTATTGTGAGAGGCAAGGATCAACCGGGAATGAATGAATATGGAGATGAGACGAAGTACTAAGGCAGGACTCATCCCAAAATTTATGTTGTTGTGTTGTATGACTTGAAGAAGTCCCATTTACATTGTAATCTTGGGGAGCTATTccatgaataaattttttttatctggCTGAAACTGAGAAGAGATATAGAATTATTCCATTTACAGCCATAGAGCAAACTTGCACATGATAttcccagttaaaagatacatGTAGAGAAATTTACTTTCAAATACAGTCTACAAAGTTCATCTTCAAAATAAATCTTATTGGATGGATCTGTGCCTTAACTAATAGGACCAGAAGTAGcttgtaaaagaataaaagaggctGTTACAAAAGAGTGAGTTTATCATATCTCAGTACTCAAAATAGAGAGTCTGTGCTTTcaaattttaatagaaaatgcTAACTAGTTGTAGACACCatccatgtgctttcccagctaaaagaggttttccagacaccaatggcctttctccagtaaaggtatggcattgttgatgccttaccttggacactttatggccttaagactgtaactgtaaccaaataagccccctttataaaagccaatccatttctggtgttttgcaaaatggcagcattagcaaactggaacagtccccAATGGCATTCACTTCTTGCTCAAAGAAGTTTTCTAATGGTGCATTTTTCTATAGGTAGAGGATGCCTACACCACCCCTCATCATCTCCTTAAGGACAGGAACAGCCTGAAATCAAACCACCAAGTGAATTACAGCAACACGGGATTACTGGCAAGGGTACAATCAAGTCTGCAttaaaggaaaagggagaggagaTGGATGTGGATCACTCCTCCCTAGAGCATTTCTCCCTTCATCCTCTAGGTGTAATTGCACAAAGGGGCCTATCTTGGTGTTATTTTCTCATTGACTTCTGCATATAAACATAGATACTTGCTCTATGTCTGATGATTCTCATCTGTAGGATAGAAGAAAAAGCTCAAATACTCCAAATCTAATATGATATACCTACACTTAGGCACTCATGCAAAAACAAGTTATTTTATCCATGCCTTTTAAATCACAGAAATTGAGGGTAAGAACTGCTGGAAATCCAGTCTCCTAAGTCTTCTCAATCATTAATTAAAATGTCACAGAAAATGATCACATTCACACAGAATATTCTGGTCATGTTTAGTTtttattcaacaatgtgctggtttgaatctattatgccccccacaaaagccatgctcttgAATGCAGActtattcttgtgggggcagacgtagtcttttgattagagtggaaccttttaattatgttgtttccatggagatgtactcAACCAACTGTGGTGAGTCCTTTCCATTAGATCctttccctggaggtgtgaccccacccattctaggtgggtcttaattagatcactggagtcctttaagagaccacaaagagaaggagctcaaacaacctgagagagacattttgaagagagagagagaaaaccagagagagatattttggagagaagttaagatgtgccatccagagtttgccctgggagaagctaagagccgtcAGACCCTGATGCTtgcagatgctgggagatgcagacagaaggatgtttggagatgctaagctaagaggtgaagcccagagtttgtcctggaggagctaagagagaactcccagatgcttagagagaaatgccccaggaggaccaagcagaagctgagagaagctaagagagacagaagcccaggaattttggaaaaagccattttgaaacacaacccaagagcaaaggaccagcagaaaccagtcacatgccttcccagctgaaagagctGTTCTGGGCACCATTGACttcccttcagtgaaggtatcctcttattgatgccttggtttggacagttttatggcttctgaactgtaaatttgtaacctaagaatcccttttataaaagccaatccacttctgggaTTTGGCATAACGGCAGTTccagcaaactggaaaaaattgttaaaaatgtttAAGTAGATTTAAGTAATATGAGAAAAATCTCTTGCATTTATTCATGTAGTTACCATTtttatcttccttccttttcatagATCCAGATTTTCACTGAGAATCACTTTCTCTCTGCTGAAGGACTTGCATTAATACATCTTGTACTGAGAGTCTGCTGATAATAAATTCTTTTAGATTTTGTATGCAGGAAACAAatacttattttgcattttttaaaagatactctTGCTATTTATGTATTATACCTAgacaatttttctttcagaaatttttctttcccATGATGATCCACTGTCTACTTGCTTGCATTGGATCTGACATAAAGAATGATGTCATTCTTATCACCTTAACCCATGCAACCATATTTTTTCAATCCTTCTATTTTGCAGAAGAGGACAATGAGGCATGAAGAAGGTGAATAATTTGACCAAAATAACATAGAATTCAAAAAATGACAAGCAGCAGTATTATATAGTGGATATGTCTGCCATGCGAACATTTCTCTCaattttaattcagaaaaatgttttccatgtattttctatGTAAGATACCCTAGCTTGAAAATTTTGCCTGCTCTTATTTAATGCTGTTTCACAAGTCCTGGTAAGTTAACTGACACTTATAAAGTCATATATTAGTAGGTAGAAGAATTTGGAATAGATATATAGTCCTCTAGGATGCTAGTATGGCCCATTTGTGTAGAGGATGTTCCTGTTCCTAAATCTAAATTTCTGTTTCCACTTTCCTCCACTCTGAAACTGTCAAGAAATTCAAATATGTCTAGACTGCACACAGGCAGTCACCAAGAAGGGGACAGATGTACAAAAAGGAAGTTAGGGGGTATACTCTTTTCTTCAACCTCTCTTTCATTTATTACCTTGCTCAATCCTCCCTATAAATCTGGGAAACAGAATTGTTGTATAGACTCTGACTGGCTCAAGCAACAGTACTCACAAGACTAAATATTCTGTGCCCTACATCACAGATCTAACATCTTTTCCAAACCACAGGCTTAAGTTGCTGATATCCTACCTCAGCCTACTTAGCCACAGATGCCACATCCACAGAGAGAATACAGTGAACTGGTTTGGCTGCCATATGGCTGAAGCTCTTAATTCTAATCCTCAAGG
This genomic stretch from Choloepus didactylus isolate mChoDid1 chromosome 6, mChoDid1.pri, whole genome shotgun sequence harbors:
- the LOC119537549 gene encoding olfactory receptor 4C5-like, coding for MTNWIHEMMNNVTEFVLLGLTQKLYVQKLLFIVFTLIYFLTLTGNLLIVVTITTSPLLECPMYFFLSFLSFIDICSSSTMAPKMIFDLLAEQKTIPFGGCMTQVFAEHFFVGAEIILLMVMAYDRYVAICRPLHYMTTMGWWVCGFLVVLSWAGGFLHALTQILFIVWLPFCGPNVIDHFICDLYPLLKLSCTDTHIFGLFVVANSELICLLSFSILITSYIFILCSLRTHSSEGQWKAISTCASHITVIILLFVPCIFEYIRPMITFPIDKAVAVFYTLVTPMLNPLIYTLRNAEVKNAMRKLWIKLVIHTD